The Lolium rigidum isolate FL_2022 chromosome 1, APGP_CSIRO_Lrig_0.1, whole genome shotgun sequence region gccttgttttaaaaataaaatgaacACATCCAATAGATGCGGCCTTAGAGAGTTAGAGCAACTCTCACAGACCTGCTAAATTTTGTGACTATTAAGACTTGATAAATTTTGTGACTATTAAGACTGGTTTATCTCACTGCGGTCTAAAATTTATTAGAGGCTCTGGAGGGTGTGTGAAAGTCAGGCTCCAAAGAGTCTTTAAACTTTGTTTTTCTTCATTTATCTTTTCTACTATCGTTCATGCCCAAATGGACATGGGGAGAACTATGCAGAATCAAAGGACAGAACGGCGCTGATTATAACTGAACATGTTTTCAGAGAAACAAAACAGTGTTACTGTACTACAGAGAGGGCAGTCATGACATGTGAATTATCGACAAATTTGGGAATGAATACCCTTGGCCAAAACTTCAGATCGACACAGAAGCAATAAAGATGCATTATCATATGAGATCCAAGCTCAACGTTCACAGGACTTGAAATTTAATCACATAACATGTCATACAGAGCAAATGTGGAGTTCCAGTCATGTCCAAATCAAACGCTCATAGGGGCTGAAATCGTTCCAGCAAATTGCAGCAGCAGTTTGCTTCGTTTCCTAGCTCATTGCCCTGCGACATGCATAAATCTACCATGTCCCTACAGCACCCTGGGATGGGTTCTCGAAGGCGGAGAAGCCCCAGTTGGTCTTCAGGGCGTACGGCGGGTAGACGGTTGATCCCTCGGTCGTGATCTTGGCAATCTGTCATTCGAGATCAATTCAGTAGCTGTTAAATGAAACATGTCTAAATTTCTTTCTAGGCATTAGTGATTCACTGAGAGAATAAGTTCACACCTGGAATTTGTTGATAGATGACCGGTCACGGTACAGCAGAACCAGCAAACACTTCTCAATCAGCTTAACAGCTTCTTCAAAAGTAAGGTCCTCACGCCATTCACCACGAAGGATCGGGACTGCCATATGGTTCCCAAATCCAGTGGCAATGTGGTTCTCCTCAAAGTGTGTACCAATCATGTTAACCTGAACACCAAATGTCAGGGGTAAGATATAAGATGCTGACAAACCAGCAGCCGCAAAAAACAGTACTATTGTTTGAATGAATTATATACCATGCCAAGATACTTCTCATCACCCTTTGGGCCCTTTTTCACTCCACCAAGCACCAGGGAGTTCCACAGAGGGTCAAACTTATTGCGCCTGTTGTACATTACTCTTGTCAGGTAGGCATGGATTTCCTTGGGGCCCAGTGAgtttccatcatcccacatatgaTCGGACAAGCTGAAAAAGGAAGGGGGGTAACAATGTCACATGGATTTTACATAGCAGAGTGAAGAAAAACATGAGCTTAACCATACAAGGTAACTTACGTTAACTCGTCCAAATAGCGCAAAATCTCCTGGAAGTCACTGAACTCTCCACTTGCTCCAATAAGGCTATGCTTACCAACGGCCTTAATGCGCTCCACGCTCTTGTACCGCAAAGTTGATCCATAGGAAGCTGCACAAGGAATTAGATGATGACTTCCGTATCACTGCAACTACATTTACCTGTGCAGAGATGCCAACTAACCTCCAGTGTCGCATGCCATGATCACACCATCCTTGTATTTCATTGCAATCACTGAGTTGCCAGTGACATAAGGATTCCTGTCGATGTGATACAAGTCTAGAGTTAACCACGTCTGTAGATAAATTTATTGAAAGAAGCAATAAAACCTGTCTTGCGCACCAAGGGAAAGCTTGAACTTGGAAAAATTATAGTATGCACAAGATTGCTATTACCATCTTGGACAATTACAAAAGGCACTAAATCTGTTGGGCTGGTTAATTAATTATAAGCTGGACTGACTAGGGGCTTCTAAATTAACACAAAAACATCCAGTCTATCAAAGTAAAGAATTCTCACAATTAGCTCTGTCAACAGTTAATAAGCATGTGCGCACCATCATTCTAAACCATTAACCCTAGCATATGACAGTTCGCCTAGACTCAGCTGATAAGACCGCCGCTACAGTGAGAACCTAGGGTTTCGGTCTAGCGGATTGGGGATCGGTCAGCCGCCGTGCTGAAGCGGTGGAGCCTACTGGCCAGGGGCTCTCAGCGCGTCAGCTCGACGACCGCCCTGAACccgtcatcgccgccgccgtcctagACGAAATCGCACGCACACGAACACCCGCCGGATCGGCCTTACTGCCCACCTCTcccccagcggcgcgacgcaagtaCCGCAAACATAGAAAAAACAGATCGGGCAATAGGAGAAGCTTACAGTGTCCTCTGcgtcccctctcctcctccggccgccgccggcgccgcggcgGCGTTCGCGTGAGATCCGTCCATTGATTCGAGAGAGGGGATTGGGTTTCGCTCGTCGGAGGAATTTGGGTTCGTCTCGGGTCTCGTCTGGTCTGGCTTGTGCTCTTGGCTATTTTCTTTCTTGCGGAGCGAGCTGAACTCTACATGAAGCAAGGAAAAACCTATTCCACGCTACTCCAGCTAGAAAGCGGTTTTCTGGTTTCTGTTTCCTATTACACATAACCTACGACCTGTGATGTCAATCCGCTGCAATTTTACgacatttttttttaaatgtacTTGTAACATAGTTCAGCAACCACAAATTGAGCCGTAGTGAAAAAAAACTAAGATGAAACTCGTGAATTCTATAATTGCTTCACCTTTCCTCTGGTGTCACCATGCCCGAGCTGCACcgaagaccctaaaccctagcctccTCTAGTTCCATCCCCGTCCCCCTCCTTGTTGTCGGCAGTAACGGTGGGGAGGCTCTACTTTCTCCTCTTCCATCGTACCTTAGCCATGTGCTCTCGGCTCCTACACATGTCTTCCAAGCTTGCATGACGTTGTTCGGATGCCTCCCGAGATCCCTAGCCTACTGCTAGTTGAACGAACATTGTCGTCATTGAAGCCGGATCCGGTGAGCCCTGCAGTGTGTCTCCTCCAATGCCAAGTTCGGAGGAATGTGTGGTTGTCATGGAAGCTTTGCAGAGTTGTGGGCATGTGGGATTAGGAAGAGTACATGTCTATCGCGGCTGTTGGGTGGCCGGCTTCGTGTAGGTGGTCCGTCGTCCCACTGGCGGCGTGCAAGGTTGCCTCCATGGTGTGCCGGGGTGGCGGCCCTGAGCGGTAGGCATGGAATTGGCTTGGCGGCGAGCTTCGCTATGCTAGGTGTTGGACAACTTCCTTGGCCGCGAGGGCAGCGAGGTCACCGACGTCGGACGGTCTCGTGCGAGCACTCTTCATTCTTGGTGTCTCGCCTGCTCGGGCCTCACTCTTGTTATTGTTGTGACTTTGTTTGACACTGCTTCTATACGTGAAAATCTTGTCCGACTTGCCGGTGTCGGCGACAGTGACGCTTTTGGGCACAAAGTTCCCCCTGCAGGCGTCGTTGTTGGCCAAGGACTAACTATCCTAGCTTTAAGGAGAAGTAGATTGGTATTTCTGGCCAATGTCTCTCCGTCTAGCCTTGTCCAACAATGACATAAGATAGCGCCAACAATCTGAATCTTGGTATTCATCTTCCTGTTTGTAATGCCCTTTCTTTGCTCCTTTACTTACTACAATCTGCCTCTTCTCAAGTTATACCTTGAAGAATTGAATGCTTAACAGTATTTTAGGCAACCGTTGCGAAAAGTTGTTCGCCAAgcctcctctccaaccatgtgccGTGGGGAGTGGGGTGGGGTTGAATTGggacatatattatattttttttaGCTAGTTTAAGTTTGAAATATGGTTTAGTTCTTGTTATCTTAATTATGTTTGGAGTATGTATGATACTAAGTTTAATTTAAGTCTAAATGGTGTCACAATATactgtttattttcttttttcactGCAGCGCataacaaaacaaaacaacaaaCACACAATTAAAGATAATACCAGGGGTCAAGCTAGTTAAAATAGTACATGTAGGCAAAAACAGCTGCGTCGAGGACTGGACTCAGGGCATTTTCAACGGGGTGACACATTTCGATCGTCCAAATTGTCCGCGCGCGGCCGTTTGCCTCGCCTAGCGGACGCGAAAATGACTGTTTttgttcgcgcgtccgtttgcgcctggagtggctccagcggggcgacgcattttttctacttattttttcctcttctcaatttataaacatagtttcaaacattacatattgcaaacatggttttacacaaactaatacataattgggaatatagtttacacaaactaatacatagtttaaaccatggttgacacaaattaaaacataGAAAAATAAGGGAACCTAACTAGTGTTAgtttcgtatgttcgctgccaagaaagaacactctcgggcacactcagtcacccaaactggaaaatccagctggtaattgtagccatgttggtcctttcgaggaaAAACATCCAGAAACTGCcactagtggcttcaattggctcgtggccatattcgctgcaaagaaagaacaatcTAACAGTTTTAATAGTCGGTGTCCAAGCCggactcgccggtgtggtagtgcctgcagcaggctgtgtcgtcgaacactttgacgatcatctcgccgccccccttgccgttgtaatgtccACCACcgacagaagttgcagctgggtgAATTGGGACATATATTATAATCGTTTTAGCTAGTTTAAGTTTGAAATATGGTTTAGTTCTTGTTATCTTAATTATGTTTGGAGTATATATGATACTAAGTTTAATTTAAGTCTAAATGGTGTCACAATATACTGTTTATTTTCTTCCTTCACTGCAGCGCATAACAAAACAAAACACAATTAAAGATAATACGAGGGGTCAAGCCGGTCAAAATATTACATGTAGGCAAAAACAGTTGCGTCGAGGGCTGGACTCAGGTCATCTTCAACGGGGTGACGTATTTCGAACGTCTAAATTGTCCGCGCGCGGCCGTTTGCCTCGCCTAGTGGACGCGAAAATGACTGTTTTTGTTCGCGCATCCGTTGCgcctggggtggctccagcggggcgacgcattttttctacttattttttcctcttctcaatttataaacatagttccaaacattacatattggaaacatggttttacacaaactaatacataattgggaatatggtttacacaaactaatacatagtttaaaccatggttgacacaaattaaaacattgaaaaatgaggaaacctaactagtgttggtttcgtatgttcgctgccaagaaagaacactctcgggcacactcaatcacccaaactggaaaatccagttgGTAATTATACCCCTGTTGGTCctgttggtcctttcgaggaagaacatccagaaaccgccactagtggcttcaattggctcgtggccatattcgctgcaaagaaagaacactctaacagTTTTAACAGTCGGTGTCCAAGCCGGACTCGCTGGTGTGGTAGTGCCGGtagcaggctgtgtcgtcgaacaccttgacgatcatctcgccgcccccctcgtagaggaaggtgagcgggcagccgggctcgagcgcgaggtcgcgggcgaacttgtcacaccccatgtgcaggtacatcttgccctgcccgtcgaacaagacctcgacaggccaccgACAGAAGTTGCagatggcctcccgtagctgcaactgggcCGGCTCGATGCCATCAACGAACTCGGCGaatttgtccgggagccgcttgatgccgagtgggtcgtcgtcgatacgGAGAAGGAACTCGAAGCAACGCTCCTCCTGCGAAGACTAGGATGGCGCAGGCGATGAcgaccgtggggccgtagctgctccacctcggcggccccggccccgggggcgcctaGGCCCGCGGTCtcaaccgcctcgccggccaccaggacccgccatgcacttcctcgcgggcctggctgtgTTGCAGGAAGAGCTAGACGACtctacggtggagcttgtggcggctaggatTTGTGTGgatgagtggatgaggaagaagagcgcgcaccctctttatataggctggaggcagccgacagccgcgggacgcgtggcatcgccattactgcgttggcggaggtgggcggcgaccgctcggcaggcgagtcatcgccattaacgtggcgcaaactgccaaagcgacgcagcggcgctagTCCCTGGCGCTCCTGAGAAAACACATCGAGCATTCGAGCTAGGGTCGCTCGCAGGCGGGTCTGATGAAACGTCCACCAGACGCAGGCGGACACATTGCATGGACACGCAGCATCCGCAGAGACACAttcgagacgcatatttgggctagaTTTACGTCGCCGCGGCCCGATCATTTTGTGTTGGCTCACTGAGCAGGGACCCGACGCTTTTTTCGGCCCGACGGACACGACTGTTTGGGTCGCCCTCTCGATGCCCTCTCAACAAATGTGGTCCGAAGTGTCGGATCTTGGCTCTATCATTTATTTGAACTACATAGTTGAGGCCAAAGGGTTACTCGCGAAAGGGAAAAGATCCAACTGGTCTTCTCTTTATGCACCGCCACTCTTATTTCGGGGAATAAAATGCACAAAATTATGCATGGTAATAAATATCAATGCTAAGAGCAAGAATAATAGAAGAGTCAACTATATGTTTTTTGTCCTGTCATCTATAGTCCCTATACAATAGTTAGATACTGGTATGAACTAATTTATATGCATATAGTCCACCTTGCAATCTCACAAAGTGTTTAGGAGCACGCGCTGCAGCTGGCTATTATCCTGTAGCCTGCTTCTCTTctttctcctcttctctctcattcAACTCAGCAAAACTATATTATTTTAAGTCTTATAGcctgagcaagtacaataagttctagtcagctagctataaggattaaaatattaTATtactgcttagttggaggagagagaggaggagagaaggagccagctctagcacgtgctcctaggcactttgtgagagtgaaagatggGACATACATtggtaaagtactacatttttatagctcactattgtatatgttcgctctaagttgactatagatgacatgacacttaacttatagccagcagctggctacactgTTGGAATTGCTCTAATGTTGCAAGAAAACTTGGAAAATCCCGTTGACAGTTGATTTGTCAGCTGTCGCAAATAAGATTTACTTCCTCTTTCCACAACAACTTACTATTATTTTGACAAACAATTTTAAGCGATGTAAAAGTTATATAACGTTAAATTTATATTGAAAATAAACTTTTCGTTGATATGATTTTTGAGATATTTCTCAGGTACTATTTGTGAAATTGATAGTCAAAGTTGATGTAGCACGTCGTCATGGACGGggtgagaagtactccctccgttcctttttaattgactcggatttagtacaaacatGTActcaattcgagtcaattaaaaaagaacggagggagtactaacgaGAGCAAGGCAGTCAGACATGGAAAACAAGGTCCTGAGAGCACCGCGGTCCAATGCTATGAAAACAAGTAAATACCGAGAAAAACAAATGCATCTAACAAATAACACAAATAACTCCACCGACATGAGAATAATACATAGATTTCCAACCAAATCTAGAAGTTCTGCTAGCACAGCACATAGCCTGGGAACCACTTGACCAGAATACCAGGTACACTGCTGAGTTGAACACTACCACTCTACCAGGGATAAACAACTGACTCGGAAACTACCAGGGATGGAAAAGCCTGAACCTTATGAGCAGGATTCCTTCAAACAGACGGTGGTGCATGCATCGACCAGGGCTGAGGTCTGAATCAATTTCTTTGCCTAGCAACAATACGTCCAGCACAACTGAAGCTACTTCGCAGAGGACAGCTAAAGGCCCAGATCACCTTTGCACCATGGCAACAAGTTCAGGACGAGCTTGGCGGCTTCTTGTCCTCCTCTCTGCCACTAGCTTCTGCCTGGCCAAGACCTGGCCCTATCATCTGCCCTCGCATTGCAACTACAACAGCGCCTTCACGTTGCATCTCTTGGATGAGATGTTCGATTCTCGGATTTCCCTGAACCACAAAACCGAACACTGCTCCTGTAGGAACCGCCAAGCTCGAGAGGATCTGTCCATGGTGTGCAGACGTTGTAGCATTCATGGTAGGATCTCTAGCAGGACTCGGCGTGTTTACTCGAGCTGACAAGGGATTCTGTTCCAGCTCCATTTCTTCCGGAGCTTCAGGTCCAGTGTCCGTGTTTAACCGTGCAACGCTGTGACCCTCCTTGTCTACACTGGAATGTGATTCCTGTTGTTTTCCCATCTCATCCTCTGCACAACGGCCTTTGCCATGTTGCTTCGCATCCACTGTGGCAACATTAATTTTTCTACGCTTGAACACTGCCCACAGGTAGGGTTTCCCTTGGAAGGCTGCAAGTGAAGAAGAGAGCATAGTAAAACACTTAACCGATGAGCCCAATATACACTGTAGTGAAAATCATACTGATTTATGAGAAATTAAATTATTTCCTAAAAATGATTAGTATGGCCACAATTGAATACAAATACTGTTAGAAATCAGGTACAACACATTTTCTGTGACAATTATATTTTCAGACAAGAACAGAAGAAATCAGGTACAGCGCATTTTCTGTGACAATTATATTTTCAGACAAGAACAGAATACATACTTTGGTGTTGCTCAGGCAGTAGAATGGAAGGAAATATCAGCATCTCAGCTTCGCCAATAACAGCTTGTAAGACTACATCATTCTCCACAACTTCCTTAACTAGTTGCTCCAGGCCCGCATCTTCTTGCCTAACGATAAAAGTAAGAACTGTTAGATTCTAAATAATGAAATAGATAAGAGGCGATGCGATTATATATTGGAGAGTAAGCAAGGCACCTCATTTCGCAGggcaagaaatacaaggcaatgTTGTCATCAGTGGGCCTTGATGCCTCAAAGCTCTTAGGCCAAGCCTCCAACATAGGAAGCTCTGTTACTACAATCTCTTGCTGCAAGGATTCTGCCAAGTTCCACACGGCCTCACAGCATTTGGTTGACATATGTGCAGCCAATGAAACATCTTTTTTGGTGCTTCTCTTAATGATTCCACTGTTGAATAAACAACGAAAAAAATTAGCTATAGGGAAGAATATATCTATCTCATGACAATGGGAAACGAAAAGATATGTTTTACCTCCAAACGGGTTCGTCTATGGGCAGCGAACCATACTGTTGAAGCTTCATAGATTCCGACAGAAATGGACTAGAGACTTTGATAGAAGAATCCTTCACAACACCCGTTTGTGTAGTCAATCCAGCAGTGCCAATCTCAACACCTGCTAGAttttcatcaccatcatcatcgtcttcataatcattgagaaTAAGTCTCCTCCTTCTATTTTGTGGCCTGCAGTTCTCGGGATCTTCACTATCATCATCCTCATGTGTCTCATGGTTCTCTTCCAACAATGGTTCCAACCACTTTCTCTTAAGCTTGTTGGCACCAATTCCTCCATGCTCCAAAAGGTCATTGTTAAGCTTTGTACCATCAATTTGAAAGTGCTCGCCCATTGATTCCGCATGTTGTTCCTTGTTAGTGATCATGCGTGATACCTTGACAACATGACCAATCCCAATGTTGTCTTGGTTACCCTTCAACTTTAAGCTAAGATTTGGAGTTTCTAGCATCGTCGAGATAACCTGTTTTTGAGCCTCACCGTTCACCATTCGTGCGACAATCCTTGAGTTGCCAAAAATGGATGAGTGGTGTGATTCTTTTGAATTGCCAAGCAAGGAATTTGGGCCAACTTTCAACACCAAGGAAGATCCGTTATTAAGACGAGAGGGCCGAGACTTATATGACTCATTGTTCCCCCGCGAAGGAACCAAGCCATTGTTTGGCTTCTTAATATTCGTTGGCGGAGATACCGTGACATCGCTTGGCCTTGACGAAGGAGATCTAGGCATATTGGTAGTTTTTGCCTTAGAGGAACATGTCCTCGGCTTCTCAATATTCTTCAATCGAAGGGCACCACCATTTGAATTCTTGTTCACGGAATCCATGCCATTCACCGGCCTCAAGGAAGATAGC contains the following coding sequences:
- the LOC124683143 gene encoding proteasome subunit beta type-4-like, whose product is MDGSHANAAAAPAAAGGGEGTQRTLNPYVTGNSVIAMKYKDGVIMACDTGASYGSTLRYKSVERIKAVGKHSLIGASGEFSDFQEILRYLDELTLSDHMWDDGNSLGPKEIHAYLTRVMYNRRNKFDPLWNSLVLGGVKKGPKGDEKYLGMVNMIGTHFEENHIATGFGNHMAVPILRGEWREDLTFEEAVKLIEKCLLVLLYRDRSSINKFQIAKITTEGSTVYPPYALKTNWGFSAFENPSQGAVGTW